A stretch of the Pleurodeles waltl isolate 20211129_DDA chromosome 2_1, aPleWal1.hap1.20221129, whole genome shotgun sequence genome encodes the following:
- the LOC138261514 gene encoding protein shisa-1-like, whose protein sequence is MEGALLLLLPLLRVAAGEYCHPWADGGPQGHRRGGFQCPERYDAPEAAFCCGTCGLRYCCSAPEARLDQSLCSNDYPEGAAEDPEEMGSTYPPAVPMYLPFLLVGSVFVTFIIVGSLVGICCCKCIKADEEGLQSGPPPIQSRLLEADPPSDRTPSRHSSSSSSSVMRPSLDTRPPQNNVCPPGPENINMYMPAAAQFSLVGCPQGTQFLHPQSTGQPYMPSPYLNYGMPGGEHAILMTPASFTDGRTIYGQGLSSYPTGAMHCEPRMYPGVAL, encoded by the exons ATGGAGGgagccctgctgctgctgctccccCTGCTCCGGGTGGCCGCAGGAGAGTACTGCCACCCCTGGGCGGACGGGGGCCCGCAGGGGCACCGGCGCGGGGGCTTCCAGTGCCCCGAGAGGTACGACGCGCCCGAGGCCGCCTTCTGCTGCGGGACGTGCGGCCTGCGCTACTGCTGCTCGGCCCCGGAGGCCCGGCTGGACCAAAGCCTGTGCAGCAACGACTACCCCGAGGGCGCCGCCGAGGACCCGGAGGAGATGGGGAGCACCTACCCGCCCGCAG TACCCATGTACCTGCCCTTCCTGCTAGTGGGCAGTGTCTTTGTCACCTTTATCATCGTTGGCTCGCTCGTGGGCATATGTTGCTGCAAGTGCATCAAAGCGGATGAAGAGGGACTGCAGAGTGGGCCTCCACCCATACAGAGCCGCCTACTGGAGGCGGACCCTCCCTCCGACCGGACCCCGTCCCGACACTCCAGCTCAAGCTCCAGCTCTGTGATGCGTCCTTCGCTTGATACGCGGCCTCCTCAGAACAATGTGTGTCCTCCTGGTCCAGAGAATATTAATATGTACATGCCAGCGGCGGCTCAGTTCTCCTTGGTGGGATGTCCACAAGGCACTCAGTTCCTGCACCCTCAGTCAACTGGCCAGCCTTATATGCCGTCCCCATACTTAAACTATGGCATGCCGGGGGGTGAGCATGCAATCTTGATGACCCCTGCATCATTCACTGACGGAAGAACTATATATGGTCAAGGGCTGTCCAGCTACCCTACTGGTGCTATGCACTGTGAGCCAAGGATGTACCCCGGAGTTGCTCTTTGA